The Microcebus murinus isolate Inina chromosome 23, M.murinus_Inina_mat1.0, whole genome shotgun sequence genome includes the window attGGAATTGTATAGTGTGCTTTTCCATCTCAAAACTCTTGTTTCAGAGCTGAAAAGTCTGATACATTGAATCCTATATAAAGTCTTACCTGTTTAGCTTTTGAGTTCTTCCCAGTAGAACTTGTCTCATTTGTACTTCCGTCCTTTCCTctcaaaacactgatgaaatctTTCTTGGAAACAGCTGATATTAACTTAGCACGCTTTCTAATAGAGTTTCCAGCTTCTTTAACCTTTTCATCAACATTCTTCTGATGTTTCTGAACAGCATTAAATAACTGCACCACACCCctatagaagataaaaatgataaaaccagAACAATGTAGTTGTTCAATATGATGGATAGAACACAAACTCCAAGGACAGGAACAATGTATTTTCACCTCCTAGAAAAGAGGCAAGCACTTAACAGTCACTCAAATGAAAGAATTGGATAAAAGGTTAaatacatctataaaatgaacatacatttcaataaatcaatataaatttcggaatgaagaataaataaatgtggattggtattttcttttaacagcTTTGGTCTTTCTAAATCAACTTTTGTGCAATTAGAACTGAGAATTATAGCTCTGATTTGAGCGGTGCAAAGGTAATTTATGTAGTCAAAGCATTTATACCCCTGtgatactctgaaatttaaaaaatacataaaattttaaaaaaagaacagagaattacTCTTAACACAAACATCTATTTCTCAGAATATAATTACATAATGATTAAATACATTACAGAGTGATGGAAAAAATACAGCCTTTATAGTTAGCTGTCTAAGCATTTGACTCTAGGAAAGAATTTCCAGATCTCAATTTATCTGTAACTTAGAGAAATAATGTCTGAGTATCAGCTTAAAGTACTCAGTTACATTATCTGCAACTTCTGGGTtatgaaactaatttttaaaatcctactttgagaagtatttatttaaaaactctgTTCTGTAGTTAAGTTCATGCCAGGATGAACTCTGAAGATTAAGACCAGCAGCATCCAAtatggggccacatgtggctagtgagaACCTGAAATGCAGCTGGTTTAAACTGCCATGTGCTGGAAATGAAAATACTTAATatgaaaaagagaatttttaaatttcattactgttatatttgatatattgattacatgttgaaataatatttttaacatatttagttgaataaactatattattgaaattaatttcaccactttcattttacttttttccatgtggctacaagaaaatttttaattacatatgtggctcacatcCTATTTCTACTGGACAGGGCTGATTTAGGCCATTAAGatcccttccagctctaaaactCTATAATCTATGGATTCTCTTGCTATAATAATTGCTGGAAGAGGCAATCCATCCTGGCCCCTGAGCATTCCTCCACATTCTTGGTaggtatttcaaaaattaaaggcCCTTTACCTAAACCATCTCTCAGGGTTGTATTTGCAGAAAACAACTTTGAGGGACTGAAATAATGTCTCCCCACCCTGAGCAAAGAGCAAGCTTGTTACCAATCACTATAAAACCAATAGATTCCAATCTAGGGCACCTGCATTCCCCCATGGGAAAGGAAGCCAGTGAGAAGTGAAGTTCTAACTACTACTTTTGCCatgagtaataaagtcctttATCTTTGTCCCAGAAGTCTCTTGTCTTCCACAAGCATCCAAGAAACTTTAACAGGCTAGCTTATTAGCCTTTAAGGACAATAAAATTCCAGACCCTTCACAGCACTGCCAAGACGAGGCAAGTGATGTGCCCAGTGTACACAATTTAAGGAGACAGGTACTCACTCACTCTCATGGGCTTATCCTGCACTCCTCTaattactttatatgtattaattcatttcattctcaGAGAAACCCTATAGGCTAGGCataatattatcctcattttacagataaactgAGACAGAAAGAATTAAGTAGCATGCTCAAGGACACACAAGCTAGTAAGTCGGTGCTCAAATTTGAACCTAGCAGTCTGGCTCTATCACCCATGTCCTTAACCACCATACCACACTGTATCACTGTAAAACACCTAGATGGATTAGAAAATGACCAAAATAATGTAGGtaactaagaatttaaaaataattccattaaatatAATTGCCACATTCTTTTAAGTAGCAGCCCAAATATTATCTCCTCTGTACTGCCTTCCCCAACTCGCCCAATCTCTTGTTGTATATTCCCAACACACAGGACGTACTTCTATTTAATTTCTACAGATAGGTGGGCAAGGACCAACCAACAGCCACCATATTCTATTTATCTTTAGACACAGAAGGCATCAAATAAATGTTTGgtgctgacaaaaaaaaaaaaaaacacagtgaaaGGACAGCATGAAGCTCTGTAATGTGTAATGCCATAAATATAATGCAAGATAACAAAAATCATCATTGAGTGCCATAAATTTAGACAACCATCCTAAGAGAAATGCAGTAAAAGGTCTGATTACACAGTTCTTATGACTATAAAAACAAGATGATCTGAAATAAGTTCATACCAAATATACACTTAGCACATTATATTCTTGCCTCCTGAGACCTGCAAAATCTTTGGTTGAATTCAGTGTTGAGTAAAGCAGGCCTAGATATATATCACTTGGCTCTGAGATGACTAAGCTTAAGACTCAAATCTGGTCAAACATAGATCATTATCAAAGCTTtagtatacttatttttttacaGGGCAAAAACACTGCCTTACCTTGTTGCAATTCTCTGAAGATTTCTCTCCGTTTCTTTGTCTTTGACAACATCTGGCTTTACTCTGCGCATCATTTCCCACTCCAGCCTCTTATCACGCTGtgttataaatattgttatgtgaaagaatattagatatttttgaaAGTGCAGCAAACATTGATATGATACTCTGTGAAAGGACAAAGGTAATAAATCATTCTGGCTTAGTTTGTCATAgggacttcaaaaaaaaaaacccacaattttaGGGGTTCGGCTCAGGGAGCCTGTGGTTAGCACTCAGTGTGTCATGTGAGAGGCACAAAGTGAGTTTCTGTCAAGCTCTCTGACAGCAGGGGCCTGGAGAACTGCCAGCATATTCAGCCTGGCAGTACAAGGTAGGGTGGGAGAGAGCCACATGCCTGATCATCAGAGGAAAGCAGAAGGAAGACTCCAAACTACCCTCTCTGATAATTATAAGgttaaatgctatttattttcagaaattgacTTCCTTAGCAGTCATAATTAATAAGAAATTCTATCAGCTTTTAAAAGAACAGCCATCATGTCCAGATACTTATACAATGACTATTTCTCTTTGCACAAAATCATTTAAATCCTTTTTTCCTCTCGTGGTACACCTGACCAATATTCTTGCCATATGTGGCATATCAGTCACAAACTACAACAAACTCATTCTCTGTTATTGTGCAGAAGTagaagggaagctgggaaataaGAAAATCCCACAGACAACATAATTTAGTTCAAAATTATCTTTGAGTAATACATTGGCCCCAGGAATCTGATTTGACATTAATACATTGCTTGTTCAGGTCTCCCTCTCAGGACAAAATTTAACCAAATATCAAATATAAGGATATGATGAAATAATCACCAAGCAGCTGGCAAAGCATCGAAAACATCAAAACCAGTAACAAAGACCAATGGAAAAAAGTCACCTTTTATCTTTTCCATATCTCCACTCATCTCTCATTTTGTATTAATGACATGTCTAATCACTATAAAACCAAACTCCTGCTCTCACTATAAGGATTAGCCTTATTTTGCTTACATAATTAAAAAGGCAACATGCTCAATGGAGTAACTTCCACTAAGTTTCTGAACATAACTGTGGTTATCCACTGCCacataaaaagcaatttaaaaagtggAGTGTTAATTGGACAAACTGCAAGAACAATTTAGTAAAGATAAGAACTAGACAATCTAATCTACAACTAATAGGACAcacctgttttctcttctctagtctttcttcttttaacttttctttttccttttccagcgCTTTGTTTTTGACCAGAATGGCATGTctacttttaggaatttttttgttaaggattttaGCCATGGCATATGCCCAGCCCATATTAGTCTCAACATTGGATTCtgcagtattttcattttcatcacagGGTTCAACATCATCTTCGTTGTCAGCTTCTATTGCTTCatcatcagaagaaaaatgatcctTTTCCAGTTCACAGCTTCCTATAGAacctaaaagtaaaaataaattaaactttaatacCCTATGCAGAGGTTGCCAAGACTACAGCCAGACCCCAGAGACCATTCATGAAGGCCCTCCTATCTCCATTCTTGTAAAGGGGGACTTATCCAAGTCCCACAGCTGCAGTAATGGTGGAGACCCATCTATCCCATTGCCATCAGGCCCTAGACCTGGCCCTCCCATGTCAACAGGGGAAGTCACAGCAGCTTCAAGACCCAGGACCTAGGCCACAGAAACAAATCCATTAGCCTCTACCACATCCCTGTTGTCAAAGTGGTGACAAATGCTGACATGGGGTCACTGCAGGGTGTATTCAAGAACATGAACCATAATTGTGTCACATTAAACTACTTGAAGAGACTACTGAAGAAtgctataaacaaataaaaactttattctGTTAAGAAAATAGTAAAGTATTATCAGAATAACTCTTCTAAGGGATTTGGCCCAGAtatataaaattcaggaaaaaaactaaaaaccagCCTACTTTGAAAGAATTTGCACATAAGATTATAAAACTAGTCATTTTAacacttttgggaaaaaaattatctagtgATGTGCCCAAGATACCCAAGATTCAATTGTACTGCTGGGTAATTCAATGAAAATACCAAGCTCTGAGTTGAAGATGCAAATTTGTAAGTGTCCTATTGAATTTTAACATGCagaaccaacaaaaaaaaaagcataaacagGTTACCAAGAAACTAGTTcaccatttaaaaattcaaatggctGGGGCCAGAGGACTAAGAGAAACAACAGTCCCAGTGGTGCCTTTGCTTGAAAGTCAACTTGCTGAGCAGCTCTTTAAGCTTTGTTTCCTTCCTTAACTTGGAAAGTTAACTGTGCTTTAACAATGAGCGCACCAGCAGCCAGCACAGCTGTGTGGTCTATGAGATCCAGAGCCCTCTGGAGAGCTTCTATTCTTCAGAAATCTGTGTAACTTATTACAAAATACTTAAGGAGAAAATCTTCCAACAGCTTAGtaacttggaatttttttaataagcagaaGAGCTAACAAGGAAGGCTGAGAAGAAGttaacaaacaaaaggaaaactcaGTGATACACAAACAGCTGCCACTTAGCAGCAATGTCTGCAGGTAACAAATGTGCCTTTTTTCATTGACTCCAGAATTAGCTGAATCTCAAAgattattatagaaaatgtcATTACCACAGAAAATGCCATTACCTGAAAtttttcctatcaaaatacctCTACTAAGTAACAATATTAGTAATTTaagtaatcttttaaatattaacattcttGTATTAAACTAATAAAGTAACATTAGAGCAGAAGAAAAAGGCCTAGGCACAAGCAGGTTTCCTGCTGCTCCTATAATTCAATTCTAGTCCTCCTATCCAAATCAGAGCAGTCACCTAAATGAAATCCATAGCCCAAAAGCACTGTAGCATTTCAGAGTCTGCTATGGCATTTACCCTTACCAAAGCTAAGCATCAGAACCATAATCACTGCTTCTACCTTTAAGAAGTCTACTAACTGATTCTTGTTGTGACTTCAAAATTATCTATTCTTCAACtcgaagcctcagtttcttctttaaataatttcaaaataaaatgtgcatattttgcttttaaatatccTCTCATCCTTTTTATGTCAGCCTGGTACTATGATCTTGTTGCTTGTTCACTtccaaagaaaatggaagaaaatgcaTGGTCACTTATTACCTTCTGAGTGAGCCCCTCTCATCACGTGACTTTCAACCATGAATCAAGAAGGAACTGCTGAAAAGACCTGACGTTTAGCTAGTGACTATAATACTTGCAATTTGGGTATTTCTTTTGCATAATAGCTTTTTTAAAGTCATAAGAattcatgaaatgaaatgaatccATTTCAAATAACAATTTGTAACAAGTTAGAAAACAGTCAATAAAAACATACCTATATAAAGATGGACCTCAAGCATGAGTAAATATAAAGCATCTTCAAAAAATTAACtgaacattaataaaaaaataaaaatatttcacatttttaaaaagcatgatcaTAAAATATAGTGTATCAGTggtatgaaaaaatattaaaggaaatgataaagaaaacaaatcatttataATTCTATCATCCTAATGGAGatgcatattttttaatacagagaaagaattcttaaaaataaaaacatatttaatttgaAGCTTTTTCTATATCCTGTATGCTGGGTCAATTGAAGAAGTGAGAAGATACTCATGACTCTAGGCTTTGACATACAAATATAGGTAATATATAAGAACTTTATCATTaaccataatattttaaaaaatgtttcctcaaAAAGCATATCAAGAACCAGTGTTCCCAGGAAAGTACACTGAGAAATGAAGCTGGGAGAATGTAGttagctgaaaaataaatatactgtattaatattatatatatgttttattcctGAGCCATTAGCACTACACAAACgctaataacaaaataaacaattcttGAGCAAAGTGCTTCCTATAGTAAGCATTTATCTAAATGTAATGTGCCAAGATGGCTTAAAGGTTTGtgtcaatgaaaaatatatggtgattaaaagcagaaaaatctttACCAGCTCCTGGTAAACTATCAAAACTACAACAGTGACATCTAGTGTTTTTGTCCAGATGTAGTCacaaattttgtgtttttcaaatgcaCTGTAACAGTAGCTAAAACGCTTTATGATTGTGTAAGCCACTCCAACTCTCCACTTCAAAACCTTGGCTAGTCTTCCGTGCATTTCTCCTCCACCTTGACTAACACAACATACATATTATGAACACAATAAATCTGTGAAAAGTTTTATAGTACCATTTTATACAACCTGCACTCATcttaccaataaaaaaaaaaatccagaagaatTTCCTAAagtcatagtttttattttattatttttttaaagaagttcttGAAATATAAAGGACACGGGAAAACAAGAAGTAAAGAGGgtccaggggtggggtggggcgggtaGGGgtaaaacttacctgttgggtacaatgaacactcttCTGGTGATGGGCATACCAAAAGTcctaacttaagcattatacaatgtatccatgtaatgaaaacatttgtacccccttaatattttgaaattaaaaaaaaaaaattaagaaaaagaagctCTAGCTCAGAAGTTTTTAGTCAGGCATTCACTGCTAATGGAAATGatgttttatacaaataaaaatgccaacATAATGAGGTCTCCCAGCACACTAAAAAACAGGATTTACAAAAGATTATCAGTattcaaatcagaaaataaaactgatccTTAAAAAATGTACTGTATCCtactaaaatgaaattttccaCTGATTTCAACAGCAGAAATAGATACATCCAGGGGTATAAGCTCATAAATGGAAATCACCAGACAAGTAAAAAATTCCTTTGAAATCCTGTGTGTTATCTTCAACATTCATTTTGCattctactttaaaaatctagaaattaagaaaagacTACAGAGGACACTTACTGAAGTAATGATTAAAAGTTCCAATCATGGCAATGTTCTCTATCAGAGCTGCCCAGTAGCCACCAGCCAAAGGATCTATTGAGCACATCAAATGTGGCTAGCATGACTAAGaaactaaatttttgttttatttaattttaattaccttaaatttaaatagccacatgtggctagtggctaccatattgaacagGGCAGGGTTAGACCTCTGAGGTAATGAGGTAGACAAAAGGCATTCCTCATCTACTGTCTTCTTCCCAAACCTCCAGCTC containing:
- the RRP15 gene encoding RRP15-like protein gives rise to the protein MAAAVQDSHVSGGEKLKKSPKKKMKMEASAVASELEYEVKSASDSEGSIGSCELEKDHFSSDDEAIEADNEDDVEPCDENENTAESNVETNMGWAYAMAKILNKKIPKSRHAILVKNKALEKEKEKLKEERLEKRKQRDKRLEWEMMRRVKPDVVKDKETERNLQRIATRGVVQLFNAVQKHQKNVDEKVKEAGNSIRKRAKLISAVSKKDFISVLRGKDGSTNETSSTGKNSKAKQSAVKSEEGPGWTILRDDFMMGASMKDWDKESDKESDGPDDSRPGSASDSDT